The window TGTAGACGATGAAGCCAAAGCCCGTAACATCCTTGCCCAGCTACTCCAAGAATATTGCCCACAAGTAACCGTCGTAGAGAGTTGTGTAGATGTGCCAACGGCAGTGAAAGCCATTTATAAACACAGTCCGGATGTAGTTTTTTTGGATGTAGAAATGCCTGGCTATGACGGGTTTCAGTTGTTAGACTTTTTTGAGGAGGTCAATTTTCAGGTTATTTTTACAACAGCCTATCAGGAGCACGCTTTGCGTGCCTTTCAAGTATCAGCAGTAGATTATCTGCTCAAGCCCATTCAAATAGAGTTACTTTGCAAGGCCGTTGAGAAACTCCACACCTCCCCCCGCCAGTCTGCCGAACAACTACAGTTACTGCGCGAGGCAGCTACCCCACAGCAGCCCTTGGAGCGCATTGCCTTGCCTGTGGCTGAGGGCTTGCTTTTTGTAGATGTGCAGGACATCATCTACCTGATGGCCGAAGGAGCCTATACCAAGATTATACTCCAAGACAGAGCGCCCCTGCTGATTTCGCGCAATGTCAAATCTTTTGAAGAAATGCTGCCAACGACGGTGTTTTTCAGAGCGCACCGCTCATACCTCATCAATTTACGGCGCATTAAGCAGTATGTCCGCCAAGACGGTGGTTATATCGTGATGGACAACGGCGACAGCGTCAGCCTCTCACGTGAGAAAAAAGAAGAGTTCTTGCAGCGCTATGCCAACCAACGCTAAGGCAGCCCAGTAAGACCGATGGCTAGTACTACCTCAAGATGTAGAGTTTGCCAAAGCCCCGCTTGAACGCGCGATCGCCGGCAGTAGCGCGCTGGCTGTAGTTTTCGCCTCCTTCTATCAACACACGGTATAGATAAACCCCATTGGCTAAAATATCACCAAACTCGTCGCGGCCATCCCACGCATACTCCGTGAGGTTGTTGCCAATGCGGATAGGCCCTATTTCGTCTTGGGTAATCTCACGCACCACCTTGCCGCTGATGGTCATAATCTGAATTTTGAGGCGTTGGGGTACTTCTTGCCCCGTTAGCGTAAACACAAACCTTGTACTGGTAGAAAAAGGGTTAGGATAAGGGTAAAAGTGGGTAATGGTAGACTCATTGACCACCTCAAAATTGATGAGGTAATCATTGCTTCCCGATAAATTACCCGAAACATCCGTGCCTTGAGCTTTTAGGGTATAGACCCCATCTTCGAGGGGGGTGCTAGGTTTATATTCAAAATTAAGTTGGGGATTGTTGCCTTCGGTAATAGACCAACGTGCTGCAGGGTCTCCGAAGTAGATGCGCTCAAAGCTACAATCTGGGCAGTTGCGTCGGAGCGACACTTGTAGGTGTGTAGTGTCCTGAAAGGCCAGAAAAGCGTTTTCGTCTCTAATACGCACCGAAATCAAGGGCTGCGGCGATACAATCTCCCCATCGAGGATAGTGCGGCCATCAAAAGCAACCTCCAAGAGCGGGTGTGTGTTGTCGCGGCGTACGACAAAGGGCACCACAGCGATGTTGTTGTCGTAGTTTAGCTCTGGTTGTAGTCTTGGGTTGACAAATACCGTTAGTTCGTTATTGCCCACTCGCCCACGGGTGTCGATGGTTATTTCAAAAGATACAGAGGCGTTTCCGGCCAAGGGAGCAAGCTTGACTTCTTCTACCGTAATTTGCCCATTGTTTAGGTTACGTGTGCTGAAGCGCACCAACAACGAGTCTGTAAAATTGAGTGGGGTCAAGTTTTCAAACACAAAGGGCAGGGTAAATCGGCTGCCCTCAGGTTGTTCAGCCAATTGGTAGGTTTCGCGCCCTACGGCATCGAGGTTTAAAAAACCCTCAGGCACTCCCTCATAAAGCACCAGCCAATTGCGCACCTGTACTGGAGTAAAATTAACCGCATCGCGCATTTCGAGCCTAAAACGCAGGAAGGGATAAGTTACCGCGTTGATATTGCTGATATCAAGACTGGGGCTGTTGTTGAGGTTCGGAATCAAGACCGTAGGCGTACCTTGTAAATCTTCACCTATCAAGCTGAGGGTATATGTGTCGGTGGGTTCGGCCTCAATACGGTGTTGGAGCGACTGCCAGCTGCGCGCAGGGCCTATGGGGGAGGAAATCAACACACCTTCATTCACAGACTGTACAATTTCTTTGTGCAGACTGATTCGGTCGCCGGTAGGGTTGGCAAAAGTAATAGGGAGGCTTTCTTCTGCTGTACCCAAGGCTGCGCCTTTTTGTCCAAAAATGATATACGGATGCCCGCTTTGTAGGGTGTTGACCAAGGTGGGATTTGCGCCTATTTCTTGTAGTTTGGTACGCATCGCTGCCGTCCAGCTACTAAACTGGATATTGCCCACCGCTACCAGCAGGATATAATCTCCGGCAGGAACAGCATCGATATAAGTAGCAAGCTCGCCCCCTTGTATTTGCGTATTGGTATAGCGATTGATGACTGATGGCTCGCGGCCACAGAAGCTCACCGGGAATACCAAGTAGGGCTGGAGTGTATTTTGCCTAAAGGCTACGGCCAAGATGGCATCTCCTCCGCAACGATTGGCGAAGGTGAGGGCAAAATTATTCCACAAAACACTCAAGTCGGTACTAACATTTCCGCCACTGGTACTGCCAAAAGTACTGGCACTGATAAGTGTCTGACTGCCTTGGAAATCATAACGTTGGGCAACCTCGTTGGGCTGTAAAGACTCTATGATGCTTTTGCGAAATTGGGCAAACTGCCGCTGTGTCCAGCCTTCGGCGCTACCCGGAATATAGGTGAAAGAGCTTTCGCTCCAGATACTGCCGGGATTGTTGACCACATCGGCAAAGTTGCTGCGCCAGTAATAGACGGTACTGTCTGCGCCTGAGAGCGGCACCTCCCAAATACCTGTGGTAGAAGCCGGCAGGGTTGTGCTGCGCTTGTTGGGGCTGTTAAAGCTGGGCGAGGTGTCTAGCTCTATCGTAAACTGCCGCGTGGGATCCGGCACTTGGTTGGGCGTAACAATCAGCCGCACCATATTTTGATTGACAATACTGAACTCTGGGGGAAGCAAAGCACGCACCCCTATCCCGGGGATATTCAGCTCCAGAATACCGGTATTATTGTTCTTGGTAATCTCTTCGATAGTATCATCAGGGTCTATCCGTACTTCAAAACGATTGAGACCAAAGCTGTTCAACTCAGGATCGTTGCGTAGGGTAAAGTACAGGGTGTCGCGGCTGTCGACAGGTGGGTAGGGCAGCGAGCTGACGTAAGTGCGCACTGTTCCGCTGGGAAAGGTACGCCGCACCCGAAGGTTGAGGTCTTGGGTGCTGCGGGTACCTCGGTTGGTAACAACCACCCGGAGCTGAAAGGAGTCTGCTTGTGCTGTGAGCGGGCTGCCGTCAAAAGTAATGGCCGATACCCAATTATCTTGGGTGGCATAGTCGGGGAGGTTGCCGGCGCGAAACTGCACCGCAGGGTCTCCCTGATAGAGCATTTGTTGGGCATTGGAAATAAGCAACTGATCAGTGGTATTGCTATACCGGCGAGCCACATTTTGCAAAATAACGCCAATGGGTTGGCCGGCATTGAAGCTTTCCAGAAAGGCGTTGATATAGAAGAAGTTGGAGTAATTGCGAAGCGGGAAAGTAAACCCGATATAGGAGTGTGCTAGGAAACCTATTGCGCCCCTGTCGCGGGTGAAGAGCCAATCTTGCGAGAGGGAGACATTGCCCCCATAGAAAATACTGGCCAATTGGCAGCCATTGGCCAACATAAAAGGGTACTTGCCTTTGTTGCGATAACCCAAGACATCATTGGAAGCAAAACCAATCTCGATGTCTGTAAAGTCGCGGCTGGAGTGCCCAAAGAAAGTGATTAAGCCTACACCGTCATTGACCTCCTGCGAAATGTCTATAAATTCTACCTCGGTGGCCGTACGTTTGCTGATTGTTTTGACACGAATGGCATAGAGGCCTTGTTCGGCGATTTGCTTGAACAAATCAACATAGGCCCTAAAAAGCGAGTACTCCGTGGTAGTGCGCCCGCCGCTGAGGTGTAGCACATTGTTTTGCCAGAAGTCCCCTCCTGTAGTTTCAAACTCCCGTACTTTATCGAGATAATTGAGCACATCTTGGGGGTTATTGGTGCTGATACGTCCTGTAGCCACTACCGGAGTATGAGGGTGGGCAGGGTCAATACGTGTGCTGAATACCACATCTGAAGGAGGAAACCCTCCTGTAGGTACTAAATCTTGTGCCCAGATAGCCGGATTAGTACGGACACTGCTCGAAAAGCTAAAATCAGGGAGGCTGATAGCATTGCCAATAAGCAATAAAAAGCGCGGACTACCTTGTTGGTACAGATACCGAACCCAGTTGCGGATAGCCAAAGGGCTTCGTTCTCCATAGTTAAACTGGTCAACAAGTTGTTGTATATTCATCACCAAAGGTCGGTAGCTCCCGCCTGCTGCGCTAGCACGATAATCGGCATAAGCCTGTACGGCATCAGGCACCCCAGCTACAGGCCTGCGCAGGCGCGGGTGTGTTACGATTAGGTAGTCGTGGGCGGTGGGGTCAAAAAAGCTAAATTGCACTGCTTCTACCCTTGTAGGACTGAGATAGGTATTGGCACTCCAAGCCAAAATACGTCGTTCTACACTGGTGTTGGTTACCACGGTATTGAGCGTAGGGCTGCTCGATGTAATAGGGAGTTGCCGGATATTGAGCGGGTCTGTGATGTCAAAAAGAAGGGTGTTGGCCGCAGGGTTTTGAATCTGTAGGCTTAGGTCGGTGCTGGCAGCTCTGGTAATAAAGGTTTTAGACGCAGCCGCTCCCATATCGACCGTCTGCGGATAGCGCACCAAGAGGTAGGCTACGGCTACAGTGCCTAAGGTAGGTGTAACCCTTACGTGGACAGTACCGCTGGCATTGATACTGCTGACAGGGACATTGAAACTCACCAAGGCATTGCCCTCTACATTGGGAATATAGCGCCCGGCTACAGTGGTCAGGGAGGCGGGGTTACTGCCTATGGCGATGCTCGTATTGGCATCGGCTGTAGAGGTGCGAACCAGCAGTATTTCGATGCGCGCATCTACGCCCACACTGGTAAGCGCAGCGCTGATAGGTACTTGAAAAGTGGTGCTGGCGGTAGCATTGTTAGACATAAAGCCCTCGCCACGATCAAACTCAGACAAGAAAATCTCGTTTTGTGTACCCTCTTGATAGCGCTGCCCCGGATGCCAGCGGCTGTTGTAGATGGTCAGGCCTTCGGCCAAATGATAGGCTTCGGCAGCCCCGGCGGCGGGTGGGGCGTAGCTTTCGATGCGCTTACCGATAGCGGCGGTTTGGGTAGTGAGGAAGTAGGCGGTGGTATCCGAAAAAAGATTATAGCGAGGGTTTGATTGAAACTGTGGCTGTAGATAGAGCTGACGATCTTGTGTGCCATCATTGCGTTGCCCATAAAAAATCAAGAAATCGCCACTATCAAAAAAACCGTTATTGTTGTTGTCTTCAATCCGAATAGCGGCTTCCTGTCCTCGATGAAAGAGCTGCAGTTGCCCTAAGGGTGCTCCTGAGGCTAGTCCTGCGTTTTGTAATTCTGCAAAACCGACACGGTGCATTCCTGTTTGTGCCGTACTGATTTTGTAGTAGGGCTGCCCTTGTTGAATCCACTCATTGCCAAAGTTTTGCGCTTGTAGCCCCATTCCCCACAACAGCCCTAGGCAGAGTACCGTGTTGAGCCAATACTGGCGGTCAACAATATTTTGATTCCAAAAAAGTTTCATAGTCTATCTCCAAAGGTTTTGTACAAGTCCTTGGCTTGAGCGCTAGTCTCAAAATCCTACTTTTACCGAAAATACGTGCGAATACAGCGCATCCGACACATTGCCGACATCTGTCAGCGCATAATCTATTCCAAAGCGCCCTAGGCGTATCCCTACGCCAAAGTTAGGCTGAAAGGTGCGGTAGGTACTCCCATCGAAATCTTTGATGGTCTGAAAATTAAACACTCCGCCTCTCAGATATACCCGTTGGGCGTAGTTCATCTCTATCCCTAAGTGAGGGTCGAGCGACACCACTCGGCTGCCAAAGGCCACATTGCGCTGCCCGTCGAAGGTCATCACGGCATCAAGGGCGGCAATGAGTTGGAATTTTTCTTTAATCTCAAACTGATGCCCAATGCCAATAATGGCTTTGGGTAAGGTGATTTCGATAGAATTTTGGGGAATGATATTGCCTGTTTGGGCAAATATGTCAAAGAGCAAGGCCGTGTTATGCGTCCACATATTGAAGGTAGTGGTAATATCACGTACCATTAACCCTAAGCGCCAGCCATTGCGCACATACTGTGCCCCGGCATCCAGGCCAAAGCCCCAGGCATTGGCAAAATCACCTACGTTTCGGTAGACAATCTTGAGGTTTGTCCCCACAGAAAGCCCTTTTACCTTAGGAATTTTGCGGGCATATGAGATAAGAAAAGCATAGTCTGCCGCCGAGAAGAAGCGGATATTGTTGTAGTTGAGCTGCCCATTAGCATCGTAGAGGAATCGGGTGTCGGGGATGTCATCTACCCCAAAACGAATCAATGAAATACCCAAGGCGCTATTTTCGTCAATAGGGGTGGCAAAGCCTGCATAGTCATATTGTGCAATACCGGCAAAATACTCGGCGTGCATCAGCGAGATGCTGTATTGGTCTTGTATCCTGACAAGGTTGGCAGGGTTCCAATAGCCTGCCGTCGCATCGTCAGCAATCGCGCTTTGGGCATTGCCCATTCCCATCGCCCGAGCACTGACTCCGATGTTGAGAAACTCGTTGCTAAACTTGGGCGTGCTTTGTGCCCATATTGTTCCCAAAGGAGCCACAACATAGAAAGCCCAAAACCAAACACGTAACAGAGAGCGAAAATCTGTATGAAT of the Eisenibacter elegans DSM 3317 genome contains:
- a CDS encoding C25 family cysteine peptidase — encoded protein: MKLFWNQNIVDRQYWLNTVLCLGLLWGMGLQAQNFGNEWIQQGQPYYKISTAQTGMHRVGFAELQNAGLASGAPLGQLQLFHRGQEAAIRIEDNNNNGFFDSGDFLIFYGQRNDGTQDRQLYLQPQFQSNPRYNLFSDTTAYFLTTQTAAIGKRIESYAPPAAGAAEAYHLAEGLTIYNSRWHPGQRYQEGTQNEIFLSEFDRGEGFMSNNATASTTFQVPISAALTSVGVDARIEILLVRTSTADANTSIAIGSNPASLTTVAGRYIPNVEGNALVSFNVPVSSINASGTVHVRVTPTLGTVAVAYLLVRYPQTVDMGAAASKTFITRAASTDLSLQIQNPAANTLLFDITDPLNIRQLPITSSSPTLNTVVTNTSVERRILAWSANTYLSPTRVEAVQFSFFDPTAHDYLIVTHPRLRRPVAGVPDAVQAYADYRASAAGGSYRPLVMNIQQLVDQFNYGERSPLAIRNWVRYLYQQGSPRFLLLIGNAISLPDFSFSSSVRTNPAIWAQDLVPTGGFPPSDVVFSTRIDPAHPHTPVVATGRISTNNPQDVLNYLDKVREFETTGGDFWQNNVLHLSGGRTTTEYSLFRAYVDLFKQIAEQGLYAIRVKTISKRTATEVEFIDISQEVNDGVGLITFFGHSSRDFTDIEIGFASNDVLGYRNKGKYPFMLANGCQLASIFYGGNVSLSQDWLFTRDRGAIGFLAHSYIGFTFPLRNYSNFFYINAFLESFNAGQPIGVILQNVARRYSNTTDQLLISNAQQMLYQGDPAVQFRAGNLPDYATQDNWVSAITFDGSPLTAQADSFQLRVVVTNRGTRSTQDLNLRVRRTFPSGTVRTYVSSLPYPPVDSRDTLYFTLRNDPELNSFGLNRFEVRIDPDDTIEEITKNNNTGILELNIPGIGVRALLPPEFSIVNQNMVRLIVTPNQVPDPTRQFTIELDTSPSFNSPNKRSTTLPASTTGIWEVPLSGADSTVYYWRSNFADVVNNPGSIWSESSFTYIPGSAEGWTQRQFAQFRKSIIESLQPNEVAQRYDFQGSQTLISASTFGSTSGGNVSTDLSVLWNNFALTFANRCGGDAILAVAFRQNTLQPYLVFPVSFCGREPSVINRYTNTQIQGGELATYIDAVPAGDYILLVAVGNIQFSSWTAAMRTKLQEIGANPTLVNTLQSGHPYIIFGQKGAALGTAEESLPITFANPTGDRISLHKEIVQSVNEGVLISSPIGPARSWQSLQHRIEAEPTDTYTLSLIGEDLQGTPTVLIPNLNNSPSLDISNINAVTYPFLRFRLEMRDAVNFTPVQVRNWLVLYEGVPEGFLNLDAVGRETYQLAEQPEGSRFTLPFVFENLTPLNFTDSLLVRFSTRNLNNGQITVEEVKLAPLAGNASVSFEITIDTRGRVGNNELTVFVNPRLQPELNYDNNIAVVPFVVRRDNTHPLLEVAFDGRTILDGEIVSPQPLISVRIRDENAFLAFQDTTHLQVSLRRNCPDCSFERIYFGDPAARWSITEGNNPQLNFEYKPSTPLEDGVYTLKAQGTDVSGNLSGSNDYLINFEVVNESTITHFYPYPNPFSTSTRFVFTLTGQEVPQRLKIQIMTISGKVVREITQDEIGPIRIGNNLTEYAWDGRDEFGDILANGVYLYRVLIEGGENYSQRATAGDRAFKRGFGKLYILR
- a CDS encoding LytR/AlgR family response regulator transcription factor → MTNTLKALIVDDEAKARNILAQLLQEYCPQVTVVESCVDVPTAVKAIYKHSPDVVFLDVEMPGYDGFQLLDFFEEVNFQVIFTTAYQEHALRAFQVSAVDYLLKPIQIELLCKAVEKLHTSPRQSAEQLQLLREAATPQQPLERIALPVAEGLLFVDVQDIIYLMAEGAYTKIILQDRAPLLISRNVKSFEEMLPTTVFFRAHRSYLINLRRIKQYVRQDGGYIVMDNGDSVSLSREKKEEFLQRYANQR
- a CDS encoding PorV/PorQ family protein; this translates as MIHTDFRSLLRVWFWAFYVVAPLGTIWAQSTPKFSNEFLNIGVSARAMGMGNAQSAIADDATAGYWNPANLVRIQDQYSISLMHAEYFAGIAQYDYAGFATPIDENSALGISLIRFGVDDIPDTRFLYDANGQLNYNNIRFFSAADYAFLISYARKIPKVKGLSVGTNLKIVYRNVGDFANAWGFGLDAGAQYVRNGWRLGLMVRDITTTFNMWTHNTALLFDIFAQTGNIIPQNSIEITLPKAIIGIGHQFEIKEKFQLIAALDAVMTFDGQRNVAFGSRVVSLDPHLGIEMNYAQRVYLRGGVFNFQTIKDFDGSTYRTFQPNFGVGIRLGRFGIDYALTDVGNVSDALYSHVFSVKVGF